Proteins found in one Acidobacteriota bacterium genomic segment:
- a CDS encoding DUF697 domain-containing protein — translation MTTESVASATDPIIRKWTLAAAGAGLIPVPLVDLAAIAAIQLKMVADLSSHYEIPFSKNQGKAALGALTGTAVSRQLAPIAGSLLKAIPVIGQAGGVLAMGVSGGAATYAVGRVFDMHFAGGGTLLDFDASKVKSVFTREYEKGKAVARA, via the coding sequence ATGACGACCGAAAGCGTCGCATCGGCGACCGACCCCATCATTCGCAAGTGGACCCTGGCTGCGGCGGGTGCTGGACTCATTCCGGTGCCTCTGGTTGACCTTGCCGCCATCGCCGCCATCCAGCTGAAGATGGTTGCGGATTTGTCGTCGCACTACGAGATCCCATTCAGCAAGAACCAGGGCAAGGCTGCGCTCGGCGCGTTGACCGGCACGGCCGTGTCGCGGCAGCTGGCGCCAATTGCCGGAAGCTTGCTGAAGGCCATCCCGGTCATCGGCCAGGCCGGCGGAGTGTTGGCGATGGGTGTCTCGGGCGGCGCGGCCACCTACGCGGTGGGTCGCGTGTTCGACATGCACTTTGCCGGCGGCGGCACGCTACTGGACTTCGACGCATCCAAGGTCAAGAGCGTGTTTACGCGCGAGTACGAAAAGGGCAAGGCTGTCGCCCGAGCCTGA
- a CDS encoding alpha/beta hydrolase-fold protein, whose amino-acid sequence MHPPNATLQRHEQFHSAFLPDDRDLLVWLPPGYAGDPGRRYPVLYMHDGQNLFDPETAFQPGEHWRVGETAAGLIAAGELHPLIIVGIYNTGDERIHEYTPTKDARLGGGLAGAYGRLIVEEVKPLIDRTYRTLPDAAHTGLGGSSLGGLVTLHLGFTHPEVFSRLAVLSPSVWWDRRAVLKTVRQARPRPALRLWVDMGTAEGRRGLDDARLLKAALVGAGYAEGVDLHYAEFEGATHSEAAWAARAGAMLAWLYPPRP is encoded by the coding sequence ATGCACCCTCCGAACGCCACGCTCCAACGGCACGAGCAGTTCCATTCCGCCTTCCTGCCCGACGACCGCGACCTGCTGGTCTGGCTGCCCCCCGGCTATGCCGGCGACCCAGGCCGCCGCTACCCCGTGCTTTATATGCACGACGGGCAGAACCTGTTCGATCCCGAGACCGCCTTTCAGCCGGGCGAGCACTGGCGGGTCGGCGAAACCGCGGCCGGGCTGATCGCGGCCGGCGAGCTCCACCCGTTGATCATCGTCGGTATCTACAACACCGGTGACGAGCGGATTCACGAGTACACCCCCACGAAGGATGCGCGGCTCGGCGGCGGGCTGGCCGGCGCGTACGGCCGCCTGATCGTCGAAGAAGTGAAGCCCCTCATCGATCGCACCTATCGCACGCTGCCGGATGCCGCCCATACCGGCCTTGGGGGCTCGTCGCTTGGCGGGCTGGTGACGCTGCATCTGGGCTTCACGCATCCCGAGGTGTTCAGCCGCCTGGCCGTGCTGTCGCCGTCGGTGTGGTGGGACCGGCGCGCGGTCCTGAAGACGGTGCGCCAGGCCCGGCCCAGGCCCGCGTTGCGGCTGTGGGTGGACATGGGTACCGCCGAAGGGCGCCGCGGCCTGGACGATGCGCGGTTATTGAAGGCGGCGCTCGTGGGGGCGGGATACGCCGAAGGCGTGGACTTGCACTACGCCGAGTTCGAGGGCGCGACGCACAGCGAAGCCGCCTGGGCGGCACGCGCGGGCGCCATGCTCGCGTGGCTGTATCCGCCGCGGCCCTGA
- a CDS encoding phosphatase PAP2 family protein, with protein sequence MSVVIRQLAPYIAAALTLLALTFVVPGVNPYRPPLMDLTGSVAIAAYYLTLSGAGNVAPLTATVIILFLVARPGISWGRRLKEFVAVFVVVFGTMQGWMFAESLLKDLARQPRPVIVELATQPAVAPSLQMPIDAFYELRAYNPNDRRAHLEKVLGPEFNATAMDPRIRNHWQGMTDYGFPSGHSVGAMMNAMFALAMAFSYLSRKRWWFAYLVFAWGIAICYSRPILREHSPIQVLVGGTIGVCLALFAVMVSRLIIDKYLAPASGQQTAS encoded by the coding sequence ATGTCTGTCGTGATTCGGCAGCTGGCGCCTTATATTGCCGCCGCGCTGACGCTGCTCGCCCTGACGTTTGTCGTGCCCGGCGTCAATCCCTACCGACCCCCGTTGATGGACCTCACGGGGTCGGTCGCGATCGCCGCCTATTACCTGACGCTCAGTGGCGCCGGCAATGTCGCGCCCCTTACCGCCACCGTCATCATCCTGTTCCTGGTCGCGCGTCCCGGCATCAGCTGGGGCCGTCGCCTGAAGGAATTCGTCGCCGTCTTTGTCGTGGTGTTTGGGACCATGCAAGGTTGGATGTTCGCGGAGTCCCTCCTGAAGGATCTCGCGCGGCAGCCGCGCCCGGTGATTGTCGAACTCGCGACGCAGCCGGCCGTCGCCCCGTCGCTGCAGATGCCGATTGACGCCTTCTACGAGCTGCGCGCCTACAACCCCAATGACCGTCGCGCCCACCTCGAGAAGGTCCTTGGGCCTGAGTTCAACGCGACTGCGATGGACCCGAGAATTCGCAACCACTGGCAGGGTATGACGGACTACGGATTCCCGTCGGGCCATTCAGTCGGCGCCATGATGAACGCGATGTTCGCACTGGCGATGGCCTTCAGCTACCTGTCACGCAAACGATGGTGGTTTGCCTACCTGGTATTCGCATGGGGCATCGCCATCTGCTATTCGCGGCCGATCCTCCGTGAGCATTCACCCATCCAGGTTCTGGTGGGTGGTACGATCGGCGTGTGCCTCGCGTTGTTCGCGGTCATGGTCTCGCGCCTGATTATCGACAAGTACCTCGCACCGGCCAGCGGGCAGCAGACTGCCTCCTGA
- a CDS encoding alpha/beta hydrolase-fold protein: MTRDHHKWFSRSLNRDMELLIFGHDGPPVIVFPSSQGAFFEYEDRGMVGALADKLEHGRLRLFCVSSVDSESWYCKKIHPRHRVERHLHYEDYLLNEVVPLVRHLTRHDNIGVTGCSFGAYHAMALALRHPYTFTSCITMGGAFDITQFLDGYHDEDCYFLNPPAFLPGLSDPYYLDQFRRNKWVIVTGDHDICRAPNEQFAAILRAKGIPHALHVWNDSKHDWPYWRPMAAAYVP; the protein is encoded by the coding sequence ATGACCCGCGACCACCATAAGTGGTTTTCCCGCTCGCTGAACCGCGACATGGAGCTGCTGATCTTCGGGCACGATGGCCCGCCGGTCATCGTGTTTCCTTCGTCGCAGGGGGCGTTTTTCGAGTACGAGGACCGGGGGATGGTCGGCGCCCTGGCCGACAAGCTGGAGCACGGCCGGCTACGGTTGTTTTGCGTGTCGTCGGTCGACAGCGAAAGCTGGTACTGCAAGAAGATTCACCCGCGCCACCGGGTCGAGCGGCACCTGCACTACGAGGACTACCTCCTGAACGAGGTCGTGCCGCTCGTGCGTCACCTCACCCGCCACGACAACATCGGCGTGACCGGCTGCAGCTTTGGCGCCTATCACGCCATGGCGCTGGCGCTGCGGCACCCGTATACGTTCACGTCGTGCATCACCATGGGCGGCGCCTTCGACATCACCCAGTTTCTCGACGGCTACCACGACGAGGACTGCTACTTCCTCAACCCGCCGGCCTTCCTGCCGGGGCTGTCGGATCCGTACTACCTGGATCAGTTCCGGCGCAACAAGTGGGTGATCGTCACCGGCGACCACGACATCTGCCGGGCCCCCAACGAACAGTTCGCGGCGATCCTGCGCGCCAAGGGCATCCCGCACGCCCTGCACGTGTGGAACGATTCCAAACACGACTGGCCGTACTGGCGCCCGATGGCCGCGGCGTATGTTCCTTGA
- a CDS encoding DUF481 domain-containing protein: MARRVLSALALCAAMSAGLSAQQPAPPPAQGQPAGAPADSAAKPPGYGQWWLKHAREVTPQPPGWLFHIEGQGSFANQTGSISGFEYTLDTLSAQRKGLVTNQVGVSFVLQESRSQDGNFKQTTAKVSDMVMVNIARSWDLVTAAIWEKDEPKHVLHRRTVLQGLTRYFTPGDGRSLGLSAAIGYEWEDLENENGEVDQQSPVIYLRNIFATPVARKGLLSHNLELFYDLENNNDVRVNWDVSLSYQLTPHISIGPAAKIRYDAQPVVQVQSTDTMAMIAVQFR, translated from the coding sequence GTGGCCCGACGAGTTCTGTCTGCACTCGCGCTTTGTGCCGCCATGTCGGCTGGCCTGTCGGCGCAGCAACCGGCGCCGCCGCCGGCTCAAGGGCAGCCTGCCGGGGCCCCCGCCGATTCCGCCGCCAAGCCGCCCGGCTACGGCCAGTGGTGGCTCAAGCATGCACGCGAAGTGACCCCACAGCCTCCCGGATGGCTGTTCCACATCGAAGGACAAGGGTCGTTCGCGAACCAGACCGGTTCGATCTCGGGCTTTGAATACACGCTTGACACTCTCTCTGCGCAGCGAAAGGGCCTGGTCACCAACCAGGTCGGCGTGTCCTTCGTCCTCCAGGAATCGCGATCTCAAGACGGCAACTTCAAGCAGACAACGGCCAAGGTCTCAGACATGGTCATGGTCAACATCGCCAGGTCGTGGGATCTGGTCACGGCCGCGATCTGGGAGAAGGATGAACCGAAGCATGTGCTCCACCGCCGGACAGTTCTCCAAGGTCTGACTCGTTACTTCACGCCGGGCGACGGGCGCTCGCTCGGCCTGTCGGCCGCCATCGGGTACGAATGGGAAGACTTGGAGAACGAAAACGGCGAGGTGGATCAGCAAAGCCCGGTGATCTACCTGCGGAACATCTTCGCGACACCAGTCGCCAGGAAAGGCCTGCTCTCGCACAACCTCGAGTTGTTTTACGATCTCGAGAACAACAACGATGTCCGGGTGAATTGGGACGTCAGCCTCAGTTATCAGCTGACGCCGCACATCTCGATCGGCCCGGCCGCGAAGATCCGTTACGATGCGCAACCAGTGGTGCAAGTGCAGTCGACCGACACGATGGCCATGATCGCCGTCCAGTTCAGGTGA